A stretch of DNA from Pantoea alfalfae:
GCGCGCAGGGCAGATCCTTGTCTGGACCAGGCATCACCTTCTCCAGCAAATGCTGCACAATCTGCTGACTGTTCTGAGTCGGCATGACGTCAACGCCCGGCTCACCATGAATCCCCAGCCCCATTTCCACGCTGCCGTCGGGCACCCGCTGGCCGGTCTGTTCTTCCGGCAGATGACAGCTGGAAAGCGCTACCCCCATGGTGGCGATAGCACGACTGGCAGCCTCTGCGGCCTCCGTTACCGCCGTCAGATCATCACCGCGTTCGGCGACAAAGCCTGCCACTTTATGCACCAGCAACGTGCCTGCCACGCCGCGTGGCTGAGGATTGTCCGGTAAGGCTATATCATCACCGACAATCACCATATTGACGCTGAATCCTGCCTTGCGGGCTTTTTCAGCCGCCAGCCCAAAGTTGAGTCGATCGCCGGTGTAGTTTTTCACAATCAGCAGACATCCCGCGTCACCGGTAAGGTTGATGATGGCGTTATAAACCGCATCAACGCTGGGTGAGGCGAACACATCGCCACAGACGGCCGCCGTCAGCATTCCTTTGCCGATAAAACCGACGTGCGCCGGTTCATGGCCGGAACCGCCACCGGAGATCAGTGCGACCTGCTGTTTTTTCCAGTCTCTGCGCATCACGATGCGAATGTGGGGATCGACCTGCAGCCGCACCAGATTGCGCCACGGACTGGCGTAAATCATGCCATCCAGCGCGCTGTCGACGAGTTCATCATTTTTATTCATTACGAATCGGGTCATGTCTTCATTCCTCATGGACGGACAGGTTTGTAATAAAGAAGTGTTGCACACAACTGACGATGGGCATAATCCACCGCCTCTCACCGCATACCCACCAGACGAAAGCCCTGCCTGAATGAATTGCGCGCAGTACTTTTTACTAATTCATTGATTTTTATCAAATGTTCTTACCTGAAACTGAGAGGTTATACGCAGAACCTGAAAAGCGGATAACGGATCGTAGAAAACCATTTTTAACAGAGGATGTTTTGATGACCCAACGTATGATTCTGAATGAAACCGCCTGGTTTGGTGCTGGCGCATTACGTCATTTGCCTGAAGAGGTACAGCGTCGCGGGATGCGTAAAGCGCTTATTGTCACTGACAAAGCGCTGGTTGCGGCCGGTGCGCTGAAGCGGGTAACTGACCTGCTGGAACAGCATCAGCTTGCCTGGGCGGTCTTTGATGAGGTCGTTCCGAATCCGACTATCCGGGTAGTGCAGCAGGGCGTTGCCGTGTTCAGGGAATCAGGTGCTGACTACCTCATCGCCATCGGCGGTGGTTCACCGCAGGACACAAGTAAAGCGATCGGCATTATTATCAACAACCCTGAATTCGAAGACGTTCGCAGCCTGGAAGGGGTTAGCCCAACCCGTCATCCGTGCGTGCCAATCATCGCAATTCCGACCACGGCAGGCACGGCGGCAGAAGTCACTATTAACTATGTCATTACCGATGAAGAGAATCGTCGCAAGTTTGTCTGCGTCGATCCGCATGACATTCCAAAAGTGGCGATTATTGATGCGGAGATGATGGCGAGCATGCCCGCCTCGCTGAAAGCGGCCACCGGTATTGATGCCCTAACTCACGCGATTGAAGGGTACATTACGCGCGGTGCCTGGCCCCTGACTGACATGCTGCACCTCAAAGCCATTGAAATTATCAGCCAGTCGCTGCGCGAATCGGTGGCGGGAAATATTGTTGCTGTTGAGCAGATGGCGCTGGGGCAGTATGTGGCCGGTATGGGCTTCTCCAATGTCGGACTCGGTCTGGTGCATGGTATGGCACATCCCCTGGGCGCTTTTTATAACGTGCCGCACGGCGTGGCGAACGCCATTCTGCTGCCACAGGTGATGGCATGGAACGCCCCATCAACAGGCGAAAAATATCGCGATATTGCCCGTGCGATGGGCGTGAAACAGGTCGACACGCTGACGCTGGATCAGGCGCGGGAAGCGGCTGTCGCTGCAGTTCGTCAGCTCTGCCGCGATGTGGGTATTCCGCGTTCGCTGCGCGAGGTCGGCTTACAGGAGGCGGATATCCCTGCACTGGCGCAGGCGGCGCTGGATGATGTCTGCACCGGCGGTAACCCTCGTACCCCGGATCTGGAAGCGGTGATGGCACTCTATCGTCAGAGTTAAAACGCGTACGCTGTTTAGTCATGCACTGCCATGTCTGGCCCGCCCACCATAGCGGGCTTTTTTACGTCAGGGTAACGGTCAGTCAGCAAGCGTTCGCCAGGGGATGTACAGATAGGATGACGGCATCAGCAAAGGTTCGACCCACATTTCCCGCCACGGTTTCAGCCTGAAATCGCCCGTTATCATCATCGATGTCAGAGCGTAAATCAGCCATATTGACCGATAATTTCTTTAGATGCTTAACCCTGATTCACTTGATCTGGATCACAAAAATCCGCATCATGCGCAGCGAAAACCATAATGACACTGCGGAGATATCAATGACACTGTACCAGGGTATGCTAATTTTTTATGCCGTTGTTGCACTGGTCGCGACGCTAATCACTTTCTTCATCGCCAAAGATAAGCTGAGCATCAAACTGCTGAGCGCTTTTCTGGTGGGTGCCACCTGGCCGATGAGTTTTCCTGTTGCGCTGATGTTTGCGCTGTTTTAATTGACATTATCCCCTTAGCGACCACACTCAGGTAAGACGTCCCTGACCTGCCAACCGCCGATCACCGACGTGACCTTGCTCAAAAGGGTTAATAAGGAGCGGATATGCGCGTATTCAGTGTGATGATTCTGGTTTCTCTTCTCAGTGCCTGCAGTGCCCCGTGGCACGCTGAAAAAACGGTTCCCGCGGCCGAAACCCGTCAGCAGACCTGCCAGCCCGGATCTAATCCCAGCCAGAACGACTGTGGTCACTTCCCTGAGCCTGAGTTCCACTAATCACTCATACAGCGATCGCGGCGGCGAGATCGCATTTACGCTATTTCATCATATAACAAGGCTTTACAGGCCGCTAACCGGTCAGTAAAGTAGCGCCCAGACATCAATTCTGATGCGTAAGCGTTAACGTCAACCAACGCCCCCGCAGCACTGCTGCATGTGATGATCCCTGCCATGATGCCTGTACAACAGCAAGCTAAACCCCTCGCTGCGTTTTCCAGCGCCAGCTTTTTTTTGTTCGTCCTGCTGCTCACCGCAGCAAATCTTCGGGCACCGATTACCGCCGTCGGGCCGGTGCTGCAGGATGTCCGCCAGACCTTTGGCCTCAGCGCCAGCGAAGCAGGCCTGTTTAACTTTATTCCACTGATGCTTTTTGCCCTGCTCGCCCCGCCTGCCGCCTGGCTGGGAAATCGGGTCGGGCTGGAGCGCAGTTTGTGGAGTGCACTGTGCCTGATTACTGCTGGTTCACTGTTGCGCTGGTTGCCTGCTGAAGCGGCATTATGGAGCGGAACGCTGCTGCTGAGCGCAGGTATTGCCGCGGCCAACGTACTGCTGCCGCCCCTGATTAAGCGCGATTTCACCGCCCATACCGCCAGATACATTGGCCTTTATGCCGCCACCATGTCGATTACTGCCAGCCTCGCGTCGGGCATTGCCGTGCCGCTGAGCGAGCTCTCAACGGCGGGCTGGCGACTCTCACTGGTTGTCTGGGCGCTGCCAGGGCTGGTTGCGCTGCTCGCCTGGCTGCCGCTTTTACGTCAGCGGCAGTCATCTTTAGCGTCGGCTGAAGCCCCTGTTGCACATCGTCATGCGTGGCGCTCAGCCGGTGGCTGGCAAATCGCCCTGTTTATGGCACTGCAATCGCTGGCATTTTATACCCTGATCGACTGGTTTGCCGTGTTTGCTCAGGATAATGGCTTCACTCAGGCGCAGGCTGGGTGGCTGCTGTTCTGGTATCAGGCAATTGCAATCGTTGCTAATCTGGCCTGTATGGTTGCGCTGAAGCGGGTAAAAGATGCCCGGCTCACCGCATTCATTGCTTCCTCGGGTATTTTCCTCGGTATGTCAGGTCTGCTGCTTAATCCGCAATGGGCGTTGATCTGGCTGACACTGGCCGGACTGGGTGCCGGGGCTTCACTGGTGCTCTGCCTCTCGCTGTTTAATCTGCGCGCCACACATCACCGTCAGGCCTCACAACTTTCAGGCATGGCGCAATGTGTGGGCTATGCACTGGCAGCCCTGGGCCCGCTGTTTTTTGGCGTGCTCCATGAACAGAGCGGTAACTGGACGCTGCCCTTCAGTGTGCTGGCACTGCTGAGCCTGTTACAGATGGTATTGGCTCCGCTGGCAGCACAGTCAAAACCCATCAGCTGAAAATGCGGCTCAGCGACTCATAACAGATGACTGGCCGGTCGCAAATGCATCACGCATTGCCGGCCAGCGTAAACCGACGGGAGAAAAGTGCGTGTCTGAACTAAATAATGCTCTGCTGCAGGAGGTCCTGGATCAGGTGCGTCCGCTGGTCCATCGGGGAAAAGTCGCTGACTATATCCCCGCGCTGGCCGATGTTGCGGCCGACAATCTGGCCATTGCCGTTTGCCTGCGTGACGGCACCCTCTTTCAGGCGGGCGATGCGGAGACGCGCTTTTCGATTCAGTCGATATCCAAAGCGCTATCGCTGACTGTGGCACTGACCCGCTATGACGACAGTGAAATCTGGCAGCGGGTTGGCAAAGAGCCATCAGGCCAGCCATTTAATTCACTGGTCCAGCTGGAGCTGGAACAGGGCAAGCCACGTAATCCGTTTATCAATGCCGGTGCGCTGGTGATTTGCGATCTGCTGGAAACCCGCCTGACGGCGCCACGCCAGCGAATGCTGGAAATTGTGCGCCAGCTTAGCCAGCAGCCCGATATCAATTATGATCGCCACGTTGCCCGCTCTGAATTTGAACATTCTGCCCGCAATGCCGCGATAGCCTGGCTGATGAAGTCGTTTGGTAATTTCGATAATGATGTCACCAGCGTCATGCAGACCTATTTCCACTATTGCTCACTGTCGATGAACTGCGTTGAACTGGCGCGCACCTTCATCTATCTGGCTAATCAGGGTAAAACACTGGATGGCAGCCAGATGATTACACCGCGTCAGGCGCGGCAGATTAACGCACTGATGATCACCAGCGGGATGTATGATGGCGCAGGCGAATTCGCGTGGCGGGTTGGGATGCCTGCAAAGTCGGGCGTAGGTGGCGGAATTATTGCCGTCATCCCTGGCGAGATGAGCATTGCCGTCTGGTCACCCGGGCTGGACAGCGCAGGTAATTCGCTGGCGGGCACTGCTGTGCTGGAATTGCTGACGGAAAAGCTGGGGCGCTCGATATTTTGATACTGAGCGCGCAAATAACAGGCTCGCCGTGATGAAAAGCGATGGAGTTCCCATGATTCCGGCAAGCTGATTTTATATTTTCAGTGCAGTACGCTGGCGATTTGAGTCGTCAGCGTTAATCAGCGCTCAAAAAATTCTTAGCGCGAAATCTGTGCCAGCTCCTGTACAAAGGTTTTGGCGTTTGAGACTTCGCCCGCCTGCACAATGCAGTTTGCCAATGATTATCACCTGCGATGAAGAGTGATCGCCTGCCATCAAAATGGATACCAGCTTGTCCATCAGTTCTGCCAGATCACGTTGCCGGATATGTTTCTGCAACAGGGTCAGTGCCGCCATGCTGCGGTGTTGCATGATCTCATCGTCAGGAATCGTCGTGACATCGACCAGTGGAAAACTGTGGCTGTAAAGCCTGTCCGCCAGCAACGGGTCGTCGAACTCATCCAGCCACCGGGTCGAATAAGGATAGGGGGTGCGTCTGCCCACGTAAAACAGTATGGGTATTACCCGCGGCAATCTCTTGTGCCCAGCTTCAGGATGGCGCTGCATGGCAGCCACTGCATAGCGCATCAGCCGAAATGCCATATGTTTGTCAGGTGATGACTGATGCTCAATGAGTACATGGATCTATCCATTGCCAGCGGTAGTTTTACGACTGTAAAGCACATCGCTAACGTACTGCCGAAGGTCATCCTCGACAAACGACCCCGACTCCAGCTTCAGTGTGCTGAGATCACAGCGTTGGCACAACTCTGGCGGCAGGTGCAGCGCCAGGAAATCCCGGGCAATATCCGGCTGAGTCAGAAATTGCCGGAATGTCGCATCATGAGGCGTGTGCGTGCTGTTGTTCTTTTTCACTGACCAGACTCCTTTCTGTTCCTGAAGCGCTGACAACGGCTGATTCAGCAGGATAAAAGGCGCTAAATCCTGTAGCGCACGAACGTTTAAAGACCGGATGGAAATAACGAAATGAATACTCTGATGATTGAACCCCGTAAAACGCTTTTCCTGAATTCTACGAGGTTGCTCTGAATATTAACGAATTGCAGGCCTCAGAAAGCCATTCGACCCAGCTCAGCTCACCACATTAACCGGCTCGCCCTGAATAAAGGCCGCAATATTGGCCATCACACCCGTCACCAGATTCTCTACGCCGCTGCGACTCGCCCAGGCAATGTGCGGCGTCAGCAGCAGATTGGGCAAATCTGCCAGCAGCGGGTTATCTGCAGAGGGTGGTTCGCTGCTCAGAACATCCAGCGCCGCGCCGCCAATCAGCCCCTGCTTTAATGCCTCAGCAAGATCGGCCTCGTTAATGAGGCCACCACGCGCGGTGTTAATCAGCAGCGCATGCGGTTTCATTTTCTCCAGCGCCTCGCGATCAATCATCTGACGGGTGCTGTCACTCAATGGGCAGTGCAGCGAAATAATATCGCTGGTGGCCAGCATCTGCTCAAAGCTGACATAGCCCTCACGCACCCGATCACTGCCTTTGCGCTCCGCGTACTGGACCTTCATTCCCAGCGCCTGGGCCAGCCTGCCGACCGCCTGACCGATATCACCTTTGCCCGCGATACCCAGCGTGGCGCCGCCAATATCCCCTATTGGCTGACGATGCAGACAAAAGTGCTGCGCCTGCGGCCAGTCGATGCGGGTATTAACGGCATAAGCCATCATGTGACGACGCAAGGCGAAAATGGCGGCGATTACCGCCTCCGACACGCTCTGAGAAGAGTAGCCGGGTACATTACTGACCACGATGCCGCGGACGCGGCAGGCCTCTGTATCAATACAGTCATAACCGGTTGCCGCAATACAGATAAAGCGCAGTTCAGGAAGCTGCGCCAGGGTGTCGGCACACAACGGCACCTTATTGGTAATCGCAACCGTCGCGCCCGTGAGCGAAGAGACAATGTCACTGACCGGTGTTTGTGCGCGAATCTCCCAGTCAGCCTGTAGTTGTCCGATCGGCAGAGAGACAGGCAGTGTGTCACCATCCAGCATTACAATTTTCATCTTCATTCCTTTATGGGTTCGGTTAAATGCAACCGACTCATTAATGTTATTTGTATGTATTTAACGAGTAACATCTAAGTTAAATGATGCTGGAATTAAAGTGAATATGTTCAAAGAGTGCGAATTTTTTCGGAACAGATGCCACTTTATTTAACCCTTTTATCCCCTTCGCGTTACACTGCCGCCCGTAATTTTCACCCTTGCGCCCGTTACAATCATGCAGAAATCTTCACTCAGACATCGACTCACTGCCGGTATTGCGATACTGGCCGTGCTGCTGTTGTTTGTCGCCCCGATGATTTCAAAGAATCTGGCTGAGCATCACGCCACAATGCAGCGTGTCTCCGCTATGAGCGCAGAGATGCCGATGATGCATCATCACAGCGAAATGATGTCAATGGCGGACCATGGGATGATGATGGATCCTGGTTTTGCCTGTGGTTACTGCGATTTACTGGTGCATGTGCCGCTGATGCTCTGGGTCTTTATCCCGTTCATCGGGTGGATGAGCCTGATCAGCCGCACCCCGCCGCCCTTTGCGATTAATCCGCCTCCGTGGCGATGGATGTTGCGTCTCCACCGACCACGAGCGCCGCCCGCTTTCACGTCACACTCACTGCTTTCTGATTCGATTGCGTGACAACGTCACCCAATCGCCTTTGTCTTTTGAAAAGTGTGGAATGCTATGTCCTCTTCTCAGGAAATTATCCCTGCACCGCGCGGCACGCTGTTTAATCTGTTTCGCCGCCTGCATTTTTATATCGGTCTGTTTATCGCACCGTTCATTTTTGTCGCCGCGCTCACCGGCACGCTCTACGTTCTGACGCCGCAGCTGGAACAGGCTATCTACCACGATGCCCTGACCACCGATGCACAGGGCCAGGCACAGCCGTTGTCAGCCCAGATTGCCGCCGCACGTGCGCGTGCGGGTGAGTCTGCACGTATCTACGCCGTGCGTCCCGCACCGGGTCCGCATGATACAACCCGCGTGCAGTTTGCTGAGCCTCAGCTTGGCCCATCGGAATCACGATCGCTGTTTATCGATCCCTACACTCTGCAGGTGAAAGGCGATATGACGGTGTATGGCACCAGCGGTGTGTTGCCGCTGCGCATGTGGCTGGATCAGCTGCATCGCGGCCTGCTGCTCGGCGATTTTGGCCGTAACTACAGCGAGCTGGCAGCCTCATGGCTGTGGGTCGCTGCGCTGGGTGGGATCATCTTATGGTCCGGCACCCGGCCACCACGTACCCGTAAGAAAGTGCGCAGCGGATTTGCGGCAACGCGTCACTGGCACGTTACGCTGGGTCTGCTGCTGGCTATCGGGCTGGTGTTCTTTTCGGTAACGGGACTGACCTGGTCACAGTGGGCAGGCAACAATATCGAAAAGATGCGCAGCGACTTTGGCTGGAAAACGCCGCAGGTTAATACCGCACTGAACGGTGACGCGCCCGCCGAAGCAGCCGATCCGCATGCTGACCATCGCGGTGCGATGGAAGGCATGACGATGTCCGGCATGACCATGCCAGCCAGAATCGCCGCGCCAGTGGTTCTCAATCAACCGAATGCCAGCTGGGATCAGGCACTGGCAGCAGCACGTCAGGCCGGACTGCACGCCGCGAAACTGGAGCTGCGTCAGCCTAAGAACGCAGAACAGGCCTGGACAGTTTCGGAGATTGACCGCAGCTGGCCAAGTCAGGTTGATGCGGTTTCTATCAATCCGGCTGATTTCAGCGTGGTCGACCGCGTTGAATTCGCCAGCTTCCCGCTGGTGGCAAAACTGACCCGCTGGGGCGTGGATGCGCATATGGGGGTACTGTTTGGTCTGCCTAACCAACTGATTCTGGCCCTGTTCGGCTTTGGACTCTGTGCGATGATAGTGCTGGGCTACCGCATGTGGTGGATTCGCCGCCCGGCGGTTCCCCAGCTCAGCCCATCGCAGACGCTGTTGTCCATCTGGCTTGCACTGCCGCGTTATACGCAGGGCACCAGCGTGATAGTGATGCTGGCGCTGGGTTATGCGCTGCCTGTCCTGGGCATCAGCCTGGTGGTGCTGATCCTGCTGGATATTCAGCGCTGGCGCAGCGCGCAGCATGCGTCGGTCATTCGGGAAGAAATTGCGCCAGATAAGCAGTCGCCGCTGGCTATAGTCCAGTCACGCTTCGCCGGAAAGCGCAAAGAGATGCGCTATTTTCTCCGCAGCGTCACGGTGCTGGCGCTGATTGTGATTTCAGTGATGGCGAATGCGATGATCGGCGGCGTAATTGACCAGTATCAGATCCCCTTCAGCCACTGGTCACTGACCATGTATATCACCCAGGCGATGATGATCCTGCTCTACTCCACGGTCTTTACCGGGCTATTGTCGATCCCACTCTGGTATTTCTTCCTGGGTGAGAGCGACGAACAGGGCAAATAAGCAGATGACACACCGCGTTATTTTTTATTCAAAATAACTGACGAAGCCGGGCAAATCATCCGGCTTCTCATTCTGCGCCTGAGGTCTATGATCGTTGTTATGCCTTCCTTTATCTGAGAACTCATCATGAATATTGTGCGAGCTAATTCTGAACAACTCTTTGAGTACGGTCCTTTTACCGTTCGTCGTCAGCGGCCTGGCGAGGCGCTTAGCCCGTTGCTCATTGTTGACCTGATGTCGCTGAAACTGGATGCCCGGATCCCGATGCAGCAGCATCAGGACGAAGAAGTGTTCACCTACCTGTGGCGCGGTTCAATGCAGCATCAGGACAGCAACGGCGAGCGTACTCAGCTCTCTGCGAAAAAGGTAATGGTGGTGAATGCCGGTGAGGGTGTTCAGTACGAAGAATCAGTGCCGCTGTATGAAGCGGAACTGTTGCAGGCCGTTATCCGGCCTTCACTGCCGGGCGGTGAAGCGATGACTCAGGTGCTGGAGCGCGATCAGGGCATTATGACTAACGGCTGGACCGAACTGGCCGGGCCGGAAGAGTCTGATGCCCCGCTGGAATTGCGCCAGGAAGTCTATATCTACGATACGCTGCTGGAGCGTAACCAGACGGTGGACGTGCCCTCGATGCCGGGCTTTGTGGCTTATCTGATCGTGCTGGAAGGAATTATTCGCATCGGCGATCAGCGACTCAGTCGCGGCGATGCGGTGAGCGGGCTGGATAGCAGCATGGAGGTTACCGGGGATCGGGATGCCAATCTGGTCTGCTTCCTGGTGAAGCCTGATAATGTTGCATAACAAAGCGCGGGATAATCCCGCGCTTTTCTTTTGATGGGCGATTTAAAGCGTTTTACGTTGCTGCATCGCCTGCACCCGCTTATAGACATGATCAAACTGACGTACATCGTCGCGTAGCCAGTGGCGTTGTGTCAGCGGTGCATCATCCAGTGCCTGCGGCAGCGGCACGCCGGCCAGCGATCCCCGGCAGCAAAAGGCGCGCGCCAGCGTCGCCGTAGTGATGCCAATGTAGCGGGCAAACTCAGGTAAGGTCATCAGTGCAGTGCTCATATTCCACCTCCTGTTAACAAAATATTCCCTGCATTTTCAGCCCAAATCTTTAATGCATTTATTGATCTGAAACATAGATATGGTACTAATCTTCTGCCTGCTGATGAGATAGCTCGTCTCGCCTGCCGTAAAACGAAAAGAAGTGAGGACCCCGTGCGCCATTATGGATTGATGATAGCCCTGCTGTTTTCCGGCTTTACAGCTGCTCATACTCTGACACCCGGTCAGCCTGTCCCGCCGGTCTACATTGCCGACAAAGGCGAAATGGTGCTGAACCAGGGTGACATCGATTATCAGCGCTGGAACAGTCAGACACTGACCGGAAAAGTGCGTCTGGTGATTCATGTTGCTGGCCGGCTTTCTGCGAAAGATCAGAGTGCCTCCTTAATTAAAGCCATTCAGCAGGCCCAACTGCCGCGTGACCGCTTCCAGACTACCACCATCGTAAATACCGACGATGCCCTGCCCGGCAGTGCCATTTTTGTGGTGCGCAGCATCGCCTCCAGCAAAAAAGCAGCACCCTGGCAGCAATTTATTATCGACAGCAGTGGCGTCACTGCGCATAGCTGGCATCTTCAGCCGGAAAGCGCGTCTGTCGTGGTGATTGATCGGGAAGGGATTGTACGCTTCGCTAAAGATGGCGCATTATCGGATGAGGATGTCACCAGCGTGATGAAAGCGCTGCGCGCATTACTGGGCTGATTCAGGCAATATAGTGGTCAGGACGGTGCGTTAAAACGCGGAATGCTGCTGAATTCGCCGACAATTTTATCACTGTGAGCTACGCTTAGTTGTAATGGATTTACCCGCCGTTCTTTGAAAACCTGCCAACTATGCTGTGGCAGTCGGGGACGATTATTGAAGATGGCATCGAATCATTTCGACCTGCTGTGACTTCCTCTGTAGATAAGGACAGCCATGATGACGGTCTGTGCAGAACAACACGTCAATTTCAGCCATAGTGATGCAGCCACCCTGTTGAACGACATTGAGCAGCGGCTTGATCAGCTTTTACCGGTGGAGAGTGAACGTGATTTAGTTGGCGAGGCAATGCGCGAGGGTGCGCTGGCACCGGGAAAGCGTATCCGCCCGCTGCTGCTGCTGCTGGCCGCGCGCGATCTCGGCTGTAGCGCCACCCCTGCCGGGCTGCTTGATCTCGCCTGCGCGGTTGAGATGGTGCACGCCGCCTCCCTGATTCTGGATGACATGCCCTGCATGGATGATGCGCAGTTGCGTCGCGGACGTCCGACCATTCACTGCCAGTATGGTGAACATGTCGCGATTCTGGCCGCAGTGGCGCTGCTGAGTAAGGCTTTTGGCGTGGTTGCAATGGCTGAAGGCTTAACGGCAGCTGCCAGAGCTGATGCGGTCGCGGAGCTATCTCACGCTGTAGGCATGCAGGGTCTGGTGCAGGGTCAGTTCAAGGATCTTTCAGAAGGTGACAAGCCACGCAGTGCCGACGCCATTCTGATGACCAATCACTACAAAACCAGCACCCTGTTCTGCGCCTCTATGCAGATGGCCTCTATTGTGGCGGAAACGCCAAAAGAGGCGCGCGAACAGCTACACCGCTTCTCGCTTAATCTCGGTCAGGCCTTTCAGCTGCTGGACGATCTCACTGACGGCATGGCGGATACCGGCAAAGATGCCCATCAGGATGAGGGGAAATCGACGCTGGTCAATCTGCTGGGGCCTCAGGCGGTTGAAACGCGACTGCGCGATCATCTGCGCTGTGCCAGTGAGCATCTGCTTTCGGCCTGCCAGGACGGTTATGCCACTCATCATTTTGTTCAGGCCTGGTTTGAGAAAAAACTCGCTGCCGTCAGTTAAGGATGCTGCATGAGTCACTTCGCGGTCATTGCACCGCCCTTCTATAGCCATGTGCAGGCGCTTACGCATCTGAGCCAGGCCTTAATCGCACGCGGACACCAGATTACCTTTATCCAGCAGACGGATGTCAGCGCACTACTTACTGACAGCCGGATAGGGTTTTTCCCGCTGGGTCTCGCCTCGCATCCGGCAGGCAGTCTGGCGCATACCCTTCAGCTGGCGGCGCATCCTCTTGGCCCATCGATGCTTAAATTAATCAATGAGATGGCCCGCAGCACAGAGATGCTCTGCCGTGAACTGCCGGTGGTGCTGAACACGCTGGCGATTGATGGCGTGATCGTCGATCAGATGGAGCCAGCCGGTGCGCTGGCGGCAGAGTCTCTGAACTTGCCCTACGTCTCTGTGGCCTGTGCGCTGCCACTTAACCGTGAACCCCATTTTCCGCTGGCCGTGATGCCGTTTGACTATGCTAACACCGACCAGGCACGCGAACGCTATCGCGCGAGTGAAAAGATCTATGACTGGCTGATGCGCCGTCACGATCGCGTTATCGCCCGTAACGCCCATGCGATGGGATTAGCACCACGGGAAAAGCTGCATCACTGCTTTTCACCCCTTGCGCAGATCAGCCAGCTGTTGCCGGAACTCGATTTTCCCCGCCAGGCGCTGCCCGACCATTTTCATTCGGTCGGTCCGCTGCGTGCAGCGGTAACAGCGCCTGCCGCGTCGCAGCCACGTTATTTCCCACATGGCGACAGACCACGCATTTTTGCTTCACTTGGCACGCTGCAGGGGCACCGCTACGGACTGTTTAAAACCATTGTTCGCGCCTGCCATGAGATCGACGCGCAGTTGCTGCTGGCGCATTGTGGTCGTCTGTCACCGTTTCAGGCGGAAAAACTGGCGCAGTCCAGCCATGTTCAGGTGGTCGATTTTGCCGATCAGGCTGCCGCACTGGCGCAGGCCGATCTGGCGATAACGCACGGCGGCATGAATACGGTACTGGATGCTGTTAACTATCTGACGCCAATGCTGGCGATTCCCCTGGCCTTTGACCAGCCGGGCGTCGCGGCCAGAGTGGTCTGTCACGGTATAGGGCGTCGCGCGTCACGCTTCACTACCAGCCACTC
This window harbors:
- a CDS encoding DUF2534 family protein; this encodes MSSSQEIIPAPRGTLFNLFRRLHFYIGLFIAPFIFVAALTGTLYVLTPQLEQAIYHDALTTDAQGQAQPLSAQIAAARARAGESARIYAVRPAPGPHDTTRVQFAEPQLGPSESRSLFIDPYTLQVKGDMTVYGTSGVLPLRMWLDQLHRGLLLGDFGRNYSELAASWLWVAALGGIILWSGTRPPRTRKKVRSGFAATRHWHVTLGLLLAIGLVFFSVTGLTWSQWAGNNIEKMRSDFGWKTPQVNTALNGDAPAEAADPHADHRGAMEGMTMSGMTMPARIAAPVVLNQPNASWDQALAAARQAGLHAAKLELRQPKNAEQAWTVSEIDRSWPSQVDAVSINPADFSVVDRVEFASFPLVAKLTRWGVDAHMGVLFGLPNQLILALFGFGLCAMIVLGYRMWWIRRPAVPQLSPSQTLLSIWLALPRYTQGTSVIVMLALGYALPVLGISLVVLILLDIQRWRSAQHASVIREEIAPDKQSPLAIVQSRFAGKRKEMRYFLRSVTVLALIVISVMANAMIGGVIDQYQIPFSHWSLTMYITQAMMILLYSTVFTGLLSIPLWYFFLGESDEQGK
- a CDS encoding pirin family protein, which produces MNIVRANSEQLFEYGPFTVRRQRPGEALSPLLIVDLMSLKLDARIPMQQHQDEEVFTYLWRGSMQHQDSNGERTQLSAKKVMVVNAGEGVQYEESVPLYEAELLQAVIRPSLPGGEAMTQVLERDQGIMTNGWTELAGPEESDAPLELRQEVYIYDTLLERNQTVDVPSMPGFVAYLIVLEGIIRIGDQRLSRGDAVSGLDSSMEVTGDRDANLVCFLVKPDNVA
- a CDS encoding YtfJ family protein translates to MIALLFSGFTAAHTLTPGQPVPPVYIADKGEMVLNQGDIDYQRWNSQTLTGKVRLVIHVAGRLSAKDQSASLIKAIQQAQLPRDRFQTTTIVNTDDALPGSAIFVVRSIASSKKAAPWQQFIIDSSGVTAHSWHLQPESASVVVIDREGIVRFAKDGALSDEDVTSVMKALRALLG
- a CDS encoding polyprenyl synthetase family protein; translated protein: MTVCAEQHVNFSHSDAATLLNDIEQRLDQLLPVESERDLVGEAMREGALAPGKRIRPLLLLLAARDLGCSATPAGLLDLACAVEMVHAASLILDDMPCMDDAQLRRGRPTIHCQYGEHVAILAAVALLSKAFGVVAMAEGLTAAARADAVAELSHAVGMQGLVQGQFKDLSEGDKPRSADAILMTNHYKTSTLFCASMQMASIVAETPKEAREQLHRFSLNLGQAFQLLDDLTDGMADTGKDAHQDEGKSTLVNLLGPQAVETRLRDHLRCASEHLLSACQDGYATHHFVQAWFEKKLAAVS
- a CDS encoding glycosyltransferase: MSHFAVIAPPFYSHVQALTHLSQALIARGHQITFIQQTDVSALLTDSRIGFFPLGLASHPAGSLAHTLQLAAHPLGPSMLKLINEMARSTEMLCRELPVVLNTLAIDGVIVDQMEPAGALAAESLNLPYVSVACALPLNREPHFPLAVMPFDYANTDQARERYRASEKIYDWLMRRHDRVIARNAHAMGLAPREKLHHCFSPLAQISQLLPELDFPRQALPDHFHSVGPLRAAVTAPAASQPRYFPHGDRPRIFASLGTLQGHRYGLFKTIVRACHEIDAQLLLAHCGRLSPFQAEKLAQSSHVQVVDFADQAAALAQADLAITHGGMNTVLDAVNYLTPMLAIPLAFDQPGVAARVVCHGIGRRASRFTTSHSMARQLQTLLADESYGQQMKTLRTALCQAGGTTLAADIVEQAMQTRKPVLHRRDYVAV